The Cyclobacteriaceae bacterium DNA segment GGTACAACTTTACTTTGTATGATATTATCAATAAAGAATTCCAGATTCAGCCCGGAAGTTCAATTGCCTGGTATGGCGATCCGTATCAAGGCACGATGCGTATTGATGCCACGTACAACCAACTGGCTTCCCTTGCCCCCATCTTAAATGATCCTACACTGGCGAACGTGCCGCAGGTGAAACGAAAATATCCTGTTCAGGTGCTACTGAAACTGGATGGCCCCATGCTTTCGCCTTTAATCAATTTTGATATCACTTCACGCGATCTTCCCAAATCAATTCCGGTGGAGAACCGAGGGTCTGTAGCCCTTGACCTTGAGTTTACCCGTTTCAAAAACAGCCTCGATGAGCAGGAATTGAAACGACAGGTATTCAGCTTGATCGTGCTAAGAAGATTCTCTCCACCCGAATCGTTTAACACCAGCGGATCATTGGTTAACAGTGTGAGTGAGCTCTTCTCCAACCAACTCAGCTATTGGTTAAGCCAGGTAGATGAGAACCTGGAAATTGATGTAGACCTGGGTAGTATGGATCAGGAAGCCTTTAACACGTTTCAGTTGCGTATGTCATATACGTTTATGAATGGGCGGCTACGCATCACACGCGATGGCACCATCGGTAATCAGGCACAGCCAACCGCGGGTGTGGACACACGCAATGATGTTGCCTCCGCCATTGGCGACTGGACAGTGGACTACCTGCTTTCCCCTGATGGAAAATTCAAAGTGAAGATGTACAGCCGTACAAATGTTAACCCACTGCTTAATACCTTTAACAACCAAAGTATAATTACTACCGGTGTAAGCTTAATGCACACGCAAAGTTTCAATGAATTTAAAGATTTGCTCAAATCTAGTCGCGAAAAAAACAGACGACCACTTCCTGATGAAGAGGATGAGGAATTAAATGACGAAGGAACTAAAGAGGAAGACGATGGCGAGTAGGGCATTCGTCACTTCTGTTGCGTTGCTGTTTGTATCATCATGCTTTTCACAGGCAGACAGCATCCCTGCTCAACCCAACACCAAAAGATTAAAATCTTTTATCATTATTGGCGGAAGTGGTTACACGGCTGCAATGGTCGGATTGAATCAATTGTGGTATAAGAACACGGACAAACAATCTTTTACCTTTTTCAACGACAGCAGACAATGGAAACAACTTGATAAAGCCGGGCATTTCTATTCGGCATTTCATTTAAGTCAGGCCACATCCAAAAGCCTGCAGTGGTGTGATGTGAATACAAAAAAAGCACACCTGTGGGGATCGGTTACCGGATTCTTGATATTGCTGCCAATTGAAATCTTTGATGGCTTTTCTGTCGATTATGGTGCCTCCACGACTGACGTGCTAGCCAATGCAGGCGGGGCAGCTTTCTATCATGGTCAAACTGTTTTGTGGAATGAGGTCAGGTTGCATCCAAAAATTTCTTTTCAACGTACACCCTACCCAGCCTTGCGAAATGATAATACCCTTGGCAATGGGCTGATCAGTGAACTTGTAAAAGATTATAATGGTCAAACCTATTGGCTGTCTATTGATACCGACAAATTCATCCGGTTTCCAAAATGGCTGAACCTGGCGGTCGGTTACGGAGCCGATGGTATGGTGTACGCCACCGACCAGCAAAATCAAATGGCCGGCTTCCGTGCGAATCGGCAATTCTATATCGGGCTTGATTTTGACCTGACGCATATCCGGTCACGCTCAAAACTACTAAACACCGCCATCTACATTCTAAACCTGGTTAAACTGCCCGCCCCAGCCA contains these protein-coding regions:
- a CDS encoding DUF2279 domain-containing protein, translating into MASRAFVTSVALLFVSSCFSQADSIPAQPNTKRLKSFIIIGGSGYTAAMVGLNQLWYKNTDKQSFTFFNDSRQWKQLDKAGHFYSAFHLSQATSKSLQWCDVNTKKAHLWGSVTGFLILLPIEIFDGFSVDYGASTTDVLANAGGAAFYHGQTVLWNEVRLHPKISFQRTPYPALRNDNTLGNGLISELVKDYNGQTYWLSIDTDKFIRFPKWLNLAVGYGADGMVYATDQQNQMAGFRANRQFYIGLDFDLTHIRSRSKLLNTAIYILNLVKLPAPAIELSGGDVSFNVLQF